From Sulfuricurvum sp., one genomic window encodes:
- a CDS encoding AAA family ATPase: protein MIVGHSALIDSLLVALLCEGHVLIEGVPGLAKTTTINTLAKALGLQFGRVQFTPDLLPSDIIGTQIYSPKSGEFITKKGPIFTNLLLADEINRAPAKVQSALLEAMQEYQVTIAEESFTLERPFFVLATQNPIESVGTYALPEAQLDRFMMKLVVGYNTKEEEMLIARRISKGECESVAKVMDAPMLLALQERVKAIHVDEQIEVYMADIVFATRDPKAYGLAHLSELIRFGASPRATIDLHKASRAYALLCGREYVTPVDVATVCKEVIRHRFILSYEAEAQGVQIDDVIDKIIEALPLP from the coding sequence GTGATTGTTGGTCATTCTGCCTTGATAGATTCTTTGCTTGTGGCACTCTTATGCGAAGGACATGTACTTATTGAAGGCGTTCCAGGACTTGCTAAAACAACTACAATAAACACGCTAGCAAAAGCCTTGGGCCTACAGTTTGGCCGTGTTCAGTTTACCCCAGATTTACTCCCAAGCGATATCATCGGAACGCAAATTTACAGTCCAAAAAGTGGTGAATTTATCACTAAAAAAGGGCCGATATTTACCAACTTACTTTTAGCCGATGAAATTAACCGAGCACCAGCTAAAGTGCAATCAGCCCTTTTAGAAGCGATGCAAGAGTACCAAGTGACGATTGCAGAGGAGAGTTTTACATTAGAGCGTCCTTTCTTTGTCTTAGCGACACAAAATCCTATCGAATCGGTTGGTACCTATGCGTTGCCCGAAGCACAACTCGATCGCTTTATGATGAAATTAGTCGTTGGATATAACACTAAAGAAGAGGAGATGCTCATTGCAAGGCGTATCTCTAAAGGTGAATGCGAGAGCGTTGCCAAAGTCATGGATGCACCAATGCTCTTAGCGCTTCAAGAGCGCGTGAAAGCGATTCATGTGGATGAACAAATTGAAGTCTATATGGCTGACATTGTTTTTGCAACGCGTGATCCTAAAGCGTATGGTTTAGCGCATCTTTCAGAGTTAATACGCTTTGGTGCAAGTCCTCGCGCGACGATAGATTTGCATAAAGCAAGTAGGGCTTATGCCCTGCTTTGTGGGCGTGAATATGTAACTCCTGTGGATGTGGCGACAGTGTGTAAAGAGGTGATTCGTCACCGATTTATCTTAAGTTATGAAGCCGAAGCGCAAGGCGTACAAATTGATGACGTGATTGATAAGATTATCGAAGCACTGCCACTTCCCTAA